In Acidobacteriota bacterium, the genomic stretch CGATGCCTTGCATATTCAGCAACCTTCGACCTTTCGCCAAGCGATCTGGTGAGAACGTCGGCCTAGACCTCGAAGTGAAAACCATCCTTGGTGAGCTGTTGATAGCGACGCTCGTCGAAGCGGTAGAGCCGTGCAGCGCGATGGGCGACGTCCTTCTGAACTTCGTCCGTCTCGACGAGCAGTCCCGTCGAGAGAACCTTCTTGCGGAAATTTCGCTTGTCGAGGGAACGCTCGAGCACGATCTCGTAAAGGCGCTGCATCTGGGAAAGAGCAAACTTCTTCGGCAGGAGCTCGAAACCAATCGGCTGGTATCTCAGTTTGCCGCTCAGCCGCTGGCGCCCAACCTCCAGGATCTCGGCATGATCAAAGGCGAGGGATGGAACGTCGTGGACCGGAAACCACGCCGCTTGGCGAGCATCGGTGGCTGCTCGAACCCGCTGGCTGCCGAGCTCGACCAGTGCATAGTAGGCCACCGACACGACCCGCTCACGCGGATCGCGATCGATGGCGCCGAAGGTGTAGAGCTGCTCGAGAAAGATGTCGTGCAGCCCGGTTTCTTCGAGCAACTCTCGTCGCGCCGCCTCATCCAGTGACTCGTCCACCCGAACAAAGCCACCGGGCAGCGCCCACTCGCCTTCCGATGGCGGCAGATCTCGCTGAATCAACATCACCTTGAGGTCCTCGTCATCGAGGCCGAAGACCACACAGTCGACCGCCAAGGCAGCGCGGGGATACTCATAGGCGTGGAGCCCTTGCCTCTTCGTGTCATTCACACACTAAGCATAGTGTTCCGAAGACACAAAGTCAACGATCTCGAGCCAGCACTTCTCCCTGGAAAGGCCCTGCTCCGAGTGCCAGGCCTCTCCCCGACGGGCGTTGGTCCCTGATGATCTGCGCGGGATCCACGTCAATCGTGGATTCCCCCTACGAAAGGTGCTCCCTAAAGAAGGTGCCCTAAAGAAGGTGCCAGCCGCTTGTACAAGGCTCTTGTTCTCCTCCCTAAAGAAGGTGCCAGCCGCTTGTACAAGGCTCTTGTTCTCAAAGGTTAGAGATTCTCGTCACGGCGCGCGACTCGCCCCAAGAGCTCGAGAGATCACATTTGCTATTCTGCATTCGAACATTCGCCGTGGATGCAGCCCGACACAGTTTCATCGTGGAGGATCCGACCTTGTTCGAGCCAGACGCAGTTTCCGCCCGTTCCCCCCGCCGCAGTTCCCAACACCGCAACCCCCTGCCAAGACCCGCCGCGGCCATCATCGCCACCGCGCTCTGCCTGACGGCCCTCGGTGCTTCGGACCCGCGGGTCACCGAGCGAGATCCGACGCCCGAGCTCGACCCACCAGCACCGACGCCTGAGGCAGACCCGCCGACTCTCACGCCCGAGAACGACCCGCCGGCCCAGCCGCCCGACGACTGGGCGCTCGAGGAGACCTTCGACGGC encodes the following:
- a CDS encoding NUDIX domain-containing protein, which codes for MNDTKRQGLHAYEYPRAALAVDCVVFGLDDEDLKVMLIQRDLPPSEGEWALPGGFVRVDESLDEAARRELLEETGLHDIFLEQLYTFGAIDRDPRERVVSVAYYALVELGSQRVRAATDARQAAWFPVHDVPSLAFDHAEILEVGRQRLSGKLRYQPIGFELLPKKFALSQMQRLYEIVLERSLDKRNFRKKVLSTGLLVETDEVQKDVAHRAARLYRFDERRYQQLTKDGFHFEV